A window of the Nibribacter ruber genome harbors these coding sequences:
- a CDS encoding GNAT family N-acetyltransferase, with amino-acid sequence MPLETDFVVETDRLTLSRVTPADAPFILEIVNSPGWLMYIGDRNVHTLEQAHFYMENAYFGKYRLQGFGMYLVRRKEDQAAMGLCGLVQREYLPGPDLGYAFLPGFGGKGYATEAAQGVLTYAREELKIPRLLAMTLPDNHASIRLLEKLGFRFNNTLQDPNTQEDLNLYKKELLS; translated from the coding sequence ATGCCGCTAGAAACCGATTTTGTTGTAGAAACCGATCGCCTAACCTTAAGTAGGGTCACGCCCGCAGACGCTCCGTTTATCTTAGAGATCGTCAACAGTCCGGGCTGGCTAATGTACATAGGAGACAGGAACGTGCACACGCTGGAACAGGCCCATTTTTACATGGAGAACGCCTACTTCGGCAAATACCGGCTGCAGGGCTTCGGCATGTATCTGGTGCGCCGGAAGGAAGACCAGGCGGCCATGGGACTGTGTGGGTTGGTGCAACGCGAGTATCTACCGGGCCCAGACCTGGGCTATGCGTTTTTGCCTGGTTTTGGCGGAAAGGGATACGCCACCGAAGCGGCCCAAGGGGTGCTCACCTACGCCCGGGAAGAACTCAAAATCCCCCGCCTACTGGCCATGACCCTGCCAGACAATCACGCTTCCATCCGGTTGCTAGAGAAGCTTGGGTTTAGGTTCAACAACACGCTGCAGGACCCCAACACCCAGGAAGACCTGAACTTGTACAAGAAAGAGCTCTTGTCATGA
- a CDS encoding YybH family protein, with product MKSNMLMFLVVLLVGFSSCTKMEEKEPFNVSTLSQQFIGAWNSKNSTQLDTLLAEDAHFVQGEVHFNGKSEVSQKWVRETMGTIENLRTSAISTGADEKIAFEGGTFTVDVIPESRELPRGQGEGNYMLIWKKNDKGAWKLHYAQLEDHPVEVKR from the coding sequence ATGAAATCAAATATGTTAATGTTCTTGGTAGTGCTGTTAGTAGGTTTCTCTTCCTGTACCAAGATGGAAGAAAAAGAACCCTTCAACGTTTCTACACTCAGCCAACAGTTTATTGGCGCCTGGAACAGCAAAAACTCTACCCAGCTAGATACCCTACTGGCCGAAGACGCCCACTTTGTGCAAGGCGAGGTACATTTCAACGGAAAAAGCGAAGTGTCCCAGAAATGGGTACGCGAGACCATGGGGACGATTGAGAACCTGAGAACGTCTGCCATCAGCACAGGCGCCGATGAAAAAATTGCCTTTGAAGGTGGTACTTTCACCGTTGATGTAATCCCAGAAAGCCGCGAATTGCCAAGAGGCCAGGGCGAAGGCAACTACATGCTGATTTGGAAAAAGAACGACAAAGGCGCTTGGAAACTGCACTACGCCCAGCTGGAAGACCATCCGGTAGAGGTAAAGCGCTAA
- a CDS encoding glycine zipper domain-containing protein produces MKKVNVMLSLVLMIALLVSGSVQAQDKKWSPQAKGAVIGGVTGAAAGAIIHKRNRAVGGVVGGVGGAAVGYGVGKIIDNKQKKREAERVAEFNRNVAANRAYAYSSSNRSAGSSRKASTTKAAAVAAPAATMAYTGYTAGQPQIMSMDNMAFLPNEDYGDYSKPYSNTEYRRKSW; encoded by the coding sequence ATGAAAAAGGTAAATGTAATGTTAAGCCTGGTGTTGATGATTGCTTTACTAGTAAGCGGATCTGTTCAAGCACAAGATAAAAAGTGGAGCCCACAAGCGAAAGGTGCCGTGATTGGCGGTGTTACCGGAGCTGCTGCCGGGGCCATCATTCACAAAAGAAACCGCGCCGTAGGTGGTGTAGTGGGTGGTGTTGGTGGAGCCGCCGTTGGGTATGGGGTTGGTAAGATCATTGACAACAAACAAAAGAAAAGAGAGGCTGAGCGTGTAGCCGAGTTCAACAGAAACGTTGCCGCTAACAGAGCCTATGCCTATAGTTCTTCTAACAGATCTGCCGGATCAAGCAGAAAAGCATCAACTACTAAAGCTGCTGCCGTTGCTGCCCCCGCCGCTACCATGGCCTACACGGGCTATACTGCCGGCCAGCCACAGATCATGAGCATGGACAACATGGCCTTTTTGCCGAACGAAGACTACGGTGACTATTCTAAGCCTTACTCTAACACAGAGTACAGAAGAAAGAGCTGGTAA
- a CDS encoding putative quinol monooxygenase gives MENTEEYALFGKMTAQPGQREALLSILLQAAQLVSTAKGCHQYLVYKDTQHQDCIWISEIWDSKADHDASLTIAGCKELIMQAMPLLAGKPERTELTLSGGKR, from the coding sequence ATGGAAAACACTGAAGAATACGCCCTGTTTGGGAAAATGACGGCCCAGCCCGGCCAACGCGAAGCACTCCTTTCTATCTTGCTGCAGGCGGCTCAACTGGTCTCCACCGCAAAAGGGTGCCACCAATACCTGGTTTACAAAGACACCCAGCACCAGGACTGTATCTGGATAAGCGAGATTTGGGACAGTAAAGCCGATCATGACGCCTCTTTGACTATTGCGGGCTGTAAGGAATTGATCATGCAGGCCATGCCCCTGCTGGCGGGCAAACCTGAAAGAACTGAATTGACGTTGTCGGGAGGCAAGCGCTAA